The following are encoded in a window of Malassezia japonica chromosome 7, complete sequence genomic DNA:
- a CDS encoding uncharacterized protein (EggNog:ENOG503P6UR; COG:T) — MVTQAELEAAIHAKVGDISTLYVSDVSGGCGQAYDVVLVSDQFEGLPTLKRHRLVNERLKDEIAAMHAFSQKTYTTKQFSELRSKYADQTPSAVPTQAAGVAVPELTLTPDTESGRLLSAAQSANASPANVPIGTSRVSSPTNTGISRLHYTRISSVEFWLALRKELEEQFLHADTMDLDSPTGTASPRSQRRPPGEAEVERLFEDFFLSQKHHLTANDVARIRDATGMLGMAGA; from the coding sequence ATGGTGACGCaggcggagctcgaggcggcgatTCACGCCAAGGTCGGCGACATCAGTACGCTGTACGTGTCCGATGTATCTGGTGGCTGTGGCCAGGCCTACGATGTAGTGCTTGTCTCGGACCAGTTCGAGGGGCTGCCTACGCTCAAACGCCACCGCCTGGTGAACGAACGGCTGAAAGACGAGATTGCGGCGATGCACGCCTTCTCCCAAAAGACCTACACGACGAAGCAGTTTTCCGAGCTGCGGTCGAAGTACGCGGACCagacgccgtcggcggtgcctacgcaggccgccggcgtcgcggtgccCGAGCTGACGCTCACGCCGGACACCGAGTCGGGGCGCCTgctgagcgccgcgcagagTGCGAATGCGTCGCCCGCCAACGTCCCGatcggcacgtcgcgcgtctcgtcgccgacgaacACGGGCATCTCGCGCCTGCACTACACGCGCATCTCCAGCGTCGAGTTCtggctcgcgctgcgcaaggagctcgaggagcagtTCCTGCACGCCGACACGATGGACCTCGACTCACCCACCggcaccgcctcgccgcggtcacagcgccggccgccgggcgaggccgaggtcgagcgcctgttTGAAGACTTTTTCCTCTCGCAGAAGCACCACCTCACTGCGaacgacgtcgcgcggatCCGCGATGCGACTGGCATGCTTGGCATGGCCGGTGCCTAG
- the MPH1 gene encoding DNA helicase (BUSCO:EOG092614O9; COG:A; EggNog:ENOG503NUYD) yields MAASDEEFDDAFDSSVLAQIDVIEAAHTGGKATQDSLSEGGAVDPAWEKELLDAFDALDDEVAQGRAPFAENGRGRGEGVNTAPSSTANKAARVLGAPPNVHTPAPRPTLATRPSAARPDAPRMAAPAPSTTPHSAQRPTPPHASPRVSPRASQLTQQGLFGQAYTPSAVQSSQGSVSMAPAGPPSQSTGGFAWTAVKEWDHSVFLQGNRVTRQADDEDDALYERPATAPPFVDHGIKLQIDCAAAQTWIYPVNKPLRAYQLNIVQKALFHNVLVALPTGLGKTFIAAVVILNMFRWFPQGKIIFVAPTRPLVAQQQQACHSICGLPWDTAIELTGSTRRSLRDDEWQAKRIFYMTPQTFENDLLSTTCDPKDVACVVVDEAHRATGNYAYCKVIRRLMYHNPHFRILALTATPGSHADKVQEVVNNLHINRIEIRTEDALDIQPYLHTKHEQLVRVPLGRPLEELRHAWTALMHVYHEPLLKHGLLRNADPSTLRSFGVRACGNDANGRAILAQKPFLRGNIAQLSSMALALQYLAEESVRVFCDRVQAIITPSKSGTKKDQIFSPQNAKFQALVMALEGVQGDDALLTHPKMHALQKVLLEHFQAEGEKTRAMVFCSYREVVTEIVTLLQAAGIRATPFIGQATDKKGNRGFTQKVQEQILADFQNGTFQVLVATSIGEEGLDIGEVDLIVCYEAVRDSVRALQRVGRTGRMRDGRIVVLMTEGREEHNWQHSKDSYKNVQRLVRSANTIELYTDVDRLVPEVIKPEPVMCEVAQPKFEPGALKAPPKRRAKKAASPKPKQKGNLLAFCSASELRRHDEHREGGGPVRTPSSASRSSATANLSDDSDDAEIASGLRVSSSSAYTWPPSSRDEPCGEDAPSRESEPSSGPCESARPSSPSVRAPTASRGAAKAPAAHATANVSAREPIASRAAPRSTVSGATSGAPRKDPAPRKDPTPTSTRAPAATSASMSAAFKSPAPPAKRTLGARRSHATPSPSPAADRTVSPYFARYAPHPLVAELAELSQDGAEEIERAAVPETEADVDVPPLFFLSQDSDAPLAPGRPSSPIPDTPPHASVLASGGSSSLHVPSSPPARAAPRKKRRVARGARNMLVDEEAERETDSDEHGESDEDESGPDSSDENDEDRAAVGDFPATQQAGYNQEAVYLQSMLSQRAPTPFRGRDRLQELLARRAALRPSSEADIRSDDEYSNDSFVVGDDEIEWADSSDV; encoded by the exons AtggcggcgagcgacgaggagttTGACGACGCGTTCGATAGTAGTGTCCTCGCGCAGATCGATGTAATTGAGGCAGCGCATACGGGGGGGAAGGCGACACAAGACTCGCTGAGCGagggcggcgccgtcgacccCGCGTGGGAAAaggagctcctcgacgcgttcgacgcgctcgacgacgaggtggcGCAGGGACGTGCGCCGTTTGCAGAGAACGGCCGGGGGCGGGGGGAGGGCGTGAATACGGCGCCAAGCAGTACTGCGAacaaggcggcgcgcgtactcggcgcgccgccgaatGTGCATACCCCTGCCCCGAGACCAACACTtgcgacgcgtccgagtgcggcgcgtccggacgcgccgcgcatggccgcgccggcgccaagCACCACACCACACAGTGCCCAGCGGCCCACGCCGCCCcacgcatcgccgcgcgtgtcgccacgcgcgtcgcagctTACGCAGCAAGGGCTCTTTGGACAGGCCTACACGCCGTCCGCCGTCCAGTCCTCGCAGGGCAGCGTCTCGATGGCGCCCGCCGGCCCGCCCTCGCAGAGCACCGGCGGGTTTGCGTGGACCGCCGTGAAGGAGTGGGATCACAGCGTATTTCTCCAAGGCAACCGCGTCACAAGgcaggccgacgacgaggacgacgcgctgtaCGAGCGCCCGGCGACCGCGCCCCCGTTTGTCGACCACGGCATCAAGCTGCAGATCGACTGCGCAGCCGCACAGACGTGGATCTACCCGGTCAACaagccgctgcgtgcctACCAGCTGAACATTGTGCAGAAAGCGCTCTTTCACAATGTCCTTGTAGCGCTCCCGACCGGTCTCGGCAAGACGTTTATCGCGGCGGTGGTCATCCTCAACATGTTTCGCTGGTTTCCTCAAGGAAAGA TCATCTTtgtcgcgccgacgcgcccgctcgtggcgcagcagcagcaggcgtGCCACAGCATCTGCGGCCTGCCGTGGGACACCGCGATCGAGCTCACGggcagcacgcgccgctcgctgcgcgacgacgagtgGCAGGCGAAGCGCATCTTTTACATGACGCCGCAGACGTTTGAGAACGATCTGCTATCGACGACGTGCGATCCCAAAGACGTCGCGTgtgtcgtcgtcgacgaggcgcaccgtGCTACCGGCAACTATGCGTATTGCAAGGTGATCCGCCGCCTGATGTACCACAACCCGCACTTTCGCATCCTCGCCCtgaccgcgacgccggggAGCCACGCGGACAAGGTCCAAGAGGTCGTGAACAACCTGCATATCAACCGCATCGAGATCCGGACAgaggacgcgctcgatATCCAGCCCTATCTCCATACCAAg CATGAGCAGCTTGTCCGCGTCCCGCTcgggcggccgctcgaAGAGCTCCGCCATGCATGGACCGCGCTGATGCACGTGTACCACGAGCCCCTGCTCAAGCACGGCCTCTTGCGCAATGCAGACCCCAGCACCCTGCGCTCGTTTGGCgtgcgagcgtgcggcaaCGACGCCAACGGCCGCGCGATCCTCGCACAGAAGCCGTTTCTGCGCGGAAATATTGCACAGCTCTCGAGCATGGCACTTGCGCTGCAgtacctcgccgaggagtCGGTGCGCGTCTTTTGCGACCGCGTCCAGGCGATCATCACGCCGAGCAAGAGCGGTACGAAAAAGGACCAGATCTTCTCGCCGCAGAACGCCAAGTTCCAGGCGCTGGTCATGGCGCTCGAAGGCGTGCagggcgacgacgcactGCTCACGCACCCCAAGATGCATGCACTGCAAAAAGTGCTCCTAGAGCACTTTCAGGCCGAAGGCGAAAAGACGCGCGCCATGGTCTTTTGCTCGTACCGCGAGGTGGTCACCGAGATCGTGACGTTGCTGCAGGCGGCTGGCATCCGCGCCACGCCGTTTATCGGCCAGGCGACCGACAAAAAGGGCAACCGCGGCTTTACACAAAAGGTGCAGGAGCAGATCCTCGCCGACTTTCAAAACGGCACGTTCCAAGTGCTTGTCGCGACGTCGATCGGCGAAGAGGGACTCGATATCGGCGAAGTCGACCTCATCGTATGCtacgaggcggtgcgcgactcggtccgtgcgctgcagcgtgtcggCCGCACAGGCCGCATGCGCGATGGACGCATCGTCGTGCTCATGACCGAAGGGCGCGAAGAACACAATTGGCAGCACTCGAAAGACTCGTACAAGAACGtacagcgcctcgtgcgctcCGCAAACACGATCGAGCTGTACACGgacgtcgaccgcctcgtccCAGAGGTCATCAAGCCCGAGCCGGTCATGTGCGAGGTCGCCCAGCCAAAGTTTGAGCCGGGCGCGCTCAAGGCGCcgcccaagcgccgcgccaagaaggcggcgtcgcccaAGCCGAAGCAAAAGGGGAACCTGCTCGCAttctgcagcgcaagcgagctgcgcaggcacgacgagcaccgcgaAGGCGGGGGGCCGGTGCGCACACCAtcgagtgcgtcgcgctcgagcgcgacggccaACTTGTCggacgactcggacgacgcTGAAATCGCGAGCGGGCtgcgcgtctcgtcgagcagcgcgtaTACGtggccgccgtcgagccGAGACGAGCCATGCGGCGAGGATGCGCCGAGTCGCGAGAGCGAGCCGTCGAGTGGACCGTGTGAGTCGGCACGGCCCTCGAGTccgtcggtgcgcgcgccaactgcgtcgcggggcgctgccaaggcgcctgctgcgcatgcGACTGCGAATGTGTCCGCTCGAGAGCCGATCGCAtcccgcgccgcgcctcggtccACTGTGTCTGGCGCGACGtctggagcgcctcgcaAGGATCCCGCGCCCCGTAAGGACCCCACGCCCACGTCcacgcgtgcgcctgccgccacctcggcgagcatgTCGGCCGCGTTCAAGAGCCCTGCGCCTCCTGccaagcgcacgctcggcgcgcggcgttcgcacgcgacgccctcgccgagtcCTGCGGCGGACCGTACCGTGTCGCCGTACTTTGCGCGCTATGCGCCCCACCCTCTTGTCGCtgagcttgccgagcttAGCCAGGACGGTGCCGAGGAGATCGAGCGAGCCGCTGTGCCCGAGACCGAGGCCGATGTGGACGTGCCGCCCCTTTTCTTCCTGTCGCAAGACTcggatgcgccgctggcgccCGGGCGGCCGTCGTCCCCTATACCCGATACCCCCCCGCACGCGTCGGTCTTGGCAAGtggcggctcgtcgtcgctgcaTGTCCCCTCGTCGCCTCCCGCCCGCGCTGCCCCCCGCAAAaagcggcgcgtggcgcgggGTGCACGCAACATGCTTGTGGACGAGGAGGCTGAGCGCGAGAccgacagcgacgagcacggcgagtCGGACGAAGACGAGTCCGGCCCTGATTCTTCCGACGAGAACGACGAGGACCGTGCGGCGGTGGGCGACTTTCCCGCGACGCAGCAGGCCGGGTACAACCAAGAGGCCGTGTACCTGCAGTCGATGCTgtcgcagcgtgcgccgacgcccTTCCGAGGCCGCGACCGgctgcaggagctgcttgcgcgccgtgcggcgctgcgtccgTCGTCTGAGGCGGACATCCGCtccgacgacgagtacTCGAACGACTCGTTTGTCgtgggcgacgacgagatcgagTGGGCCGACAGTAGTGATGTGTAG
- a CDS encoding uncharacterized protein (COG:E; EggNog:ENOG503P0F8) produces MRVATVQYAPQFAEPNANAAHVRAQLKETAPKSLDMLVLPEMALTGYLYSSYEEIEPLLESPYRGEGATYELATSLAKELECYVVAGFPERASDEALAEFPGAHDARTPRAEAETIAPSYLPSMRGKAFNSALLVDPSGALVRVFRKHFLYEADTPWADEGQGFTYVDLPIGRVCVAICMDLNPYLLSSDFERYELTQYCDKNQIDLLVVPMNWLLPDEEIDAYKAGDANDPSIPTINYWVARCIPLWVPGMEQPGHEGHKTLFVACNRTGTEKETTFAGSSSVIAFTAGDQATLLGAAGNRKDAVLTVELSKE; encoded by the exons ATGCGGGTAGCCACGGTGCAGTACGCCCCGCAGTTTGCGGAGCCGAATGCGAATGCGGCGCAtgtgcgcgcgcagctcaaggA GACCGCGCCCAAGTCGCTCGACATGCTCGTCCTCCCCGAAATGGCCCTGACGG gctATCTCTATTCGTCGTACGAGGAGAtcgagccgctgctcgagtcgcCGTACCGCGGCGAGGGTGCGACGTACGAGCTCGCGACGTCGCTCGCAAAGGAGCTGGAGTGCTATGTCGTCGCGGGCTTCCCGgagcgcgcctcggacgaggcgctcgccgagtttcccggcgcgcacgacgcacgcacgccacgcgccgaggcggagacAATCGCGCCGTCGTACCTGCCGAGCATGCGGGGCAAGGCGTTCAACTCGGCACTGCTCGTCGACCCGAGCGGAGCGCTGGTCCGCGTGTTCCGCAAGCACTTTTTGTACGAGGCCGACACGCCGTGGGCCGACGAGGGGCAGGGGTTTACCTACGTGGACCTGCCCATCGGCCGCGTGTGCGTCGCGATCTGCATGGACTTGAACC CCTACCTGCTCTCGTCCGACTTTGAGCGCTACGAGCTGACGCAGTACTGCGACAAGAACCAAAtcgacctgctcgtcgtcccGATGAACTGGCTCCTTCCGGACGAGGAGATCGACGCGTACAAGGCGGGCGACGCAAACGACCCTAGCATTCCCACCATCAACTACTGGGTCGCACGCTGCATCCCGTTGTGGGTGCCGGGGATGGAGCAGCCCGGCCACGAGGGGCACAAGACGCTCTTTGTCGCGTGCAACCGCACGGGCACCGAGAAGG AAACCACCTTTGcgggctcctcgagcgtcatTGCGTTCACCGCAGGCGACCAGGCGACactgctcggcgccgcgggcaACCGCAAGGACGCCGTGCTCACCGTCGAGCTCAGCAAGGAGTAG
- the npr3 gene encoding Nitrogen permease regulator 3 (EggNog:ENOG503NVP5; COG:S; SECRETED:SignalP(1-17)), with protein MSSPLVALLLVTSSSRGSHVVFQWPRRPKLVKRYSRMRYFAEEEELEDDLLAAGATHPEYLDASDSESGDSDESDCASSEASFKQGAALFGHDDEERTPRDTAPPPHLGGRGGSEPRRSSARSRSTSRPPAGRTYRAGDEEKRLHSYTTYLGFDLAMLAAILSPKPEQCHHKFELVIDDLAFLGHPVYIDREQQQGRASESQSMTQFNLVMVIDRPDALPPLPGMNRTIWMHLYYTLLFKVTAVLYTEEMRASYVSEQTAALLTLRDECMQHGGWFRDYLQAGLAQSNLARTLREVQRAIARHRDTLVRVNEGVDLHMQLPLLLLQPGQASKVGELQRVLDAQDPVVQRGDGPEPRDALRTLSSLGALPGTAAEQTLQDWTRTTGPFLQPWKTLLLPEAPGESEQNDTIYDFAKPLIECFTPSLRGSRTFLQAADALQWDLYKEVYPMVRHLIYYTKGRVIDVPRIQSIYALDPTFAMDRLSTLEVSWSTSFPMMRALPQFLSSLSMGLRPYVSLFAPRINHSLCLDTLVWLLRHGVVVQMHVHLRLVITAQDQQLAVELRRARREHRARKPRTESDEEILIDTLRGQMQRGTNHPERPANARRLHRSRSRSASSDSSVDEFPAQHAAQSPFLPPGRRASYWEDETEMDMDDDDDRLDDLLPNGTASPVLVVEPSRASRRENEWISAMLHDKHAWYTRWLLRLLPYLNGKHTVDEIVARERIRRRDLKLIMRQFEANLLLFYHP; from the coding sequence ATGTCCTCGCCGCTGGtagcgctgctgctggtgacgagctcgtcgcgtggCTCGCATGTTGTGTTCCAATGGCCCCGTAGACCCAAGCTCGTGAAGCGGTACTCGCGTATGCGGTACtttgccgaggaggaggagctcgaggacgacctgctcgcggccggcgcgacgcaccccgagtacctcgacgcgtccgactcggagagcggcgactcggacgagtcGGACTGTgcgtcgtccgaggcgaGTTTCAAGCAGGGTGCCGCGCTCTTTGggcacgacgacgaggagcgcacgccgcgcgacacggcgcccccgccgcacctcggcgggcgcggcggcagcgagccgcggcgctcgtcggcgcgcagccgcagcacgtcgcgcccgcCGGCCGGGCGCACGTACCGCGCTGGGGACGAAGAAAAGCGCTTGCACTCGTATACGACGTACCTCGGCTTCGACCTCGCGATGCTCGCCGCGATTCTCAGCCCAAAGCCGGAGCAGTGCCACCACAAGTTTGAGCTGGTGATTGACGATCTCGCGTTCCTGGGCCATCCCGTGTACATTGAccgcgagcagcagcaagggcgcgcgtccgagtcgcAGAGCATGACGCAGTTCAACCTCGTCATGGTGATCGACCGCCCcgatgcgctgccgccgctccCCGGCATGAACCGCACGATCTGGATGCACCTGTACTATACCCTGCTCTTCAAGGTCACCGCCGTGCTCTATACCGAGGagatgcgcgcgtcgtacgTGAGCGAGCAGActgccgcgctgctcacgctgcgcgacgagtgcATGCAGCACGGCGGCTGGTTCCGCGACTATCTGCAGGCGGGCCTCGCGCAGTCGAACCTCGCgcggacgctgcgcgaggtgcagcgcgccattgcgcggcatcgcgacacgctcgtgcgcgtcAACGAAGGCGTGGACCTCCATATGCAGCTGCCGCTGCTCCTCTTGCAGCCCGGCCAGGCGTccaaggtcggcgagctgcagcgcgtgctcgacgcgcaggaTCCGgtggtgcagcgcggcgacgggcccgagccgcgcgacgcgctgcgcaccctCTCGTCACTCGGCGCACTCCCGGGCACCGCCGCAGAGCAGACGCTCCAGGACTGGACACGCACCACCGGCCCGTTTCTCCAGCCCTGGAAAACGCTTCTCCTCCCGGAAGCGCCGGGGGAGTCGGAGCAGAACGACACGATCTACGACTTTGCCAAGCCGCTCATCGAGTGCTTCACACCGAGCCTCCGTGGCAGCCGCACCTTTTtgcaggcggccgacgcgctccagtGGGACCTGTACAAGGAGGTCTACCCCATGGTGCGCCACCTCATATACTATACCAAGGGGCGCGTGAtcgacgtgccgcgcatCCAGAGCATCTATGCCTTGGACCCGACCTTTGCGATGGACCGCCtctcgacgctcgaggtgtcctggtcgacgtcgtTTCCCATGAtgcgcgccttgccgcAGTTCCTCAGCAGCCTCTCGATGGGGCTGCGGCCGTACGTctcgctctttgcgccgcgcatcaACCACTCGCTGTGCCTCGACACGCTAGTGTGGCTCCTGCGCCacggcgtcgtcgtccagaTGCACGTCCACCTCCGCCTGGTCATCACCGCACAGgaccagcagctcgccgtggagctgcgccgcgcacgccgcgaaCACCGCGCACGGAAACCACGCACCGAGTCCGACGAGGAGATCCTCATCGACACGCTCCGGGGGCAGATGCAGCGGGGGACGAACCACCCGGAACGCCCGGCAAacgcacgccgcctgcaccgctcgcgctcgcgctcggccagcagcgactcgagcgtgGACGAATTtccggcgcagcacgcggcgcagtcgCCGTTCCTCCCGCCgggtcgccgcgcgtcgtACTGGGAGGACGAAACCGAGATGGAcatggacgacgacgacgaccgcctcgacgatcTCCTGCCGAACggcaccgcctcgccggtgctcgtcgtcgagccgaGCCGCGCATCACGCCGCGAGAACGAGTGGATCTCGGCGATGCTGCACGACAAACACGCATGGTATACCCGGTGGCTCCTACGGCTCCTCCCCTATCTCAACGGAAAGCACACGGTCGACGAaatcgtcgcgcgcgagcgcatccgccgccgcgacctcAAGCTGATCATGCGCCAGTTTGAGGCGAacctcctcctcttctaCCATCCGTAA
- a CDS encoding uncharacterized protein (EggNog:ENOG503P0T6; COG:S), which yields MDQENVPLTPQVRKRGARESAAPKRVARTYTAAKRGIPFAPVNRSLESQMESLSVRPKKRSFFRVVPRARREAPQRRLTPVAGVQQLRAAPAARLPVELVRQVRAALATESDSWVAQYVAAGGYEALHDRLSEILGMEWREEQHDDQLLHELLRCLAALGTLPAGTEAMQKSAPRPFQELAQLLYSKKRPADLDARRLIVKLLLLGTGLAMPQPNVDHAPSVAKAGHAPSGVVYVLSLLHAARPDTSRVAFLPQKVRPMRPFVAELQTLCAEFFWIFCHDHNTIEEYDAIDVQAATRPRVPSGMTGSVESEAMAYVTMHLRLVSTILEALPDDARTQLCADLEEGGMNDVVHMLRKASTEYYPALHVELARLVARMRGPAAAAPSAHRACSPAYGAHRALSPEYGAYRAPETNALDELRALSPDSLCGLGLGRPPNPLDSHRSKALPDAPGQAPGRAVSALDAESSMRAVSASDADTSMRAVPASASPFADAETSMRAVSTSASPAPPPKASPASPVPVPALPLSPTPSAPRPVARVRITSITSERSTYTPPPPTPPSPEPEPEPALGGLALAHLF from the coding sequence ATGGACCAGGAGAACGTGCCGCTGACGCCCCAGGTGCGCAAgcggggcgcgcgcgagagcgcggcgccgaagcgcgtTGCACGCACGTACACCGCGGCGAAGCGGGGCATCCCGTTTGCGCCGGTCAAccgctcgctcgagagCCAGATGGAGAGCCTCTCGGTGCGGCCCAAGAAGCGCTCCTTTTtccgcgtcgtgccgcgggcgcgccgcgaggcgccgcagcgcaggctcacgccggtcgcgggcgtgcagcagctgcgtgcggcaccggcggcgcgcctcccggtcgagctcgtgcgccaggtgcgcgcggcgctcgcgaccgagaGCGACTCGTGGGTCGCTCAGTACGTAGCGGCGGGCGGctacgaggcgctgcacgaccgCCTCTCGGAGATCCTTGGCATGGAGtggcgcgaggagcagcacgacgaccagctcctgcacgagctcctgcgctgcctcgccgcgctcggaACGCTCCCGGCGGGGACCGAGGCGATGCAAAAGAGCGCTCCGCGGCCGTTCCAggagctggcgcagctgctctACTCCAAGAAACGGCCcgcggacctcgacgcacgccgcctgATTGTAAAGCTCTtgctcctcggcaccgGCCTCGCGATGCCGCAGCCAAACGTGGaccacgcgccgagcgtcgccaaggcggggcatgcgccgagcggcgtcgtgtACGTGCTCTCGCTcttgcacgcggcgcggccggatacatcgcgcgtcgcgttcCTCCCGCAAAAGGTGCGGCCCATGCGCCCGTttgtcgccgagctgcagacgctctGCGCGGAATTCTTTTGGATCTTTTGCCACGACCACAACACGATTGAAGAGTACGACGCAATCGACGTCCAGGCCGCGACTCGCCcacgcgtgccgagcggcatGACGGGGTCCGTCGAGTCGGAAGCGATGGCGTACGTCACGAtgcacctgcgcctcgtgaGCACGATCCTCGAGGCACTCCCGGACGACGCACGCACTCAGCTCTGCGCCGACCTCGAAGAGGGGGGGATGAACGACGTGGTGCAcatgctgcgcaaggcctCGACCGAGTACTATCCCGCActgcacgtcgagctcgcaCGGCTCGTCGCACGCATGCGCGgcccggccgccgccgccccgagCGCACACCGCGCTTGTTCGCCCGCAtacggcgcgcaccgcgcgctctCGCCCGAGTACGGCGCGTACCGCGCGCCGGAAACcaacgcgctcgacgagctgcgcgcacTCTCGCCAGACAGTCTgtgcggcctcggcctcgggcgcccGCCGAACCCGCTCGACTCGCACCGCTCGAAAGCGCtgcccgatgcgccgggccaggcgccggggcgcgccgtctcggcgctggacgccgagtcgtcgatgcgcgcggtgTCTGCCTCGGACGCGGACACATCGATGCGCGCAGTGCCTGCGTCCGCATCGCCGtttgccgacgccgagacatcgatgcgcgccgtcTCGACGTCCGCGTCGCCTGCCCCACCCCCCAAggcgtcgcccgcgtcgccggtgcCCGTCCCCGCACTGCCGCTTTCTCCCACGCCCTCTGCGCCCCGccccgtcgcgcgcgtccgcaTCACGTCCATCACCTcggagcgcagcacgtACACGCCTCCCCCCCCGACGCCCCcgtcgcccgagcccgagcccgagcccgcgCTCGGGGGCCTGGCCCTGGCGCACCTGTTCTAG